A window of Corallococcus macrosporus DSM 14697 contains these coding sequences:
- a CDS encoding Glu/Leu/Phe/Val family dehydrogenase — MSAVEGTNYYFRKAARIMDVGTPIETLLATPLREVKVQVSIEMDSGEIRTFLGYRIQHDNSRGPMKGGLRYHPLVDQDECASLASLMTWKTAVVNVPYGGAKGGIACDPSQLSVKELERLTRKFVDQVQDVIGPTRDIPAPDVNTNPQVMAWIMDQYSRYHGHSPAVVTGKPLELYGSKGREAATGRGLLYVAREILRDLGLQVRGTRFALQGFGNVGSHTAQLLWEDGGVVVAVADALGGVRNPQGLDIPSLFEHVKRTGTVTGFGGGASCSNEDVLGADCEVLIPAALGHVLTRENAHAVRARLIIEGANGPTQPEADEVFEKRGIFVVPDVLASAGGVTVSYFEWVQNLQHLSWEEDRVNAELEKSMKEAYERVAQVARSRKVSMRTAAYILAIGRVGKATVLRGI; from the coding sequence ATGAGCGCCGTCGAGGGTACCAACTACTACTTCCGCAAGGCCGCGCGGATCATGGACGTGGGAACCCCCATCGAGACGCTGCTCGCCACGCCCCTGCGCGAGGTGAAGGTCCAGGTCTCCATCGAGATGGACTCCGGGGAGATTCGCACCTTCCTCGGCTACCGCATCCAGCACGACAACAGCCGCGGCCCCATGAAGGGCGGCCTGCGCTACCACCCGCTGGTGGACCAGGACGAGTGCGCGTCGCTCGCGTCGCTGATGACGTGGAAGACGGCCGTGGTGAACGTCCCCTACGGCGGCGCCAAGGGCGGCATCGCGTGCGACCCGTCCCAGCTCAGCGTCAAGGAGCTGGAGCGCCTCACCCGGAAGTTCGTGGACCAGGTGCAGGACGTCATCGGCCCCACGCGGGACATCCCCGCCCCCGACGTCAACACCAACCCCCAGGTGATGGCGTGGATCATGGACCAGTACTCGCGCTACCACGGCCACTCGCCCGCGGTGGTGACGGGCAAGCCGCTGGAGCTCTACGGCTCCAAGGGCCGCGAGGCCGCCACCGGCCGCGGGCTGCTCTACGTGGCGCGTGAAATCCTGCGGGATTTGGGCCTGCAGGTGCGGGGCACGCGCTTCGCGCTCCAGGGCTTTGGCAACGTGGGCAGCCACACCGCGCAGCTCCTCTGGGAGGACGGCGGCGTGGTGGTGGCGGTGGCGGACGCGCTGGGCGGCGTGCGCAACCCGCAGGGCCTGGACATCCCCTCCCTCTTCGAGCACGTGAAGCGCACCGGCACGGTGACGGGCTTCGGCGGCGGGGCTTCGTGCAGCAACGAGGACGTGCTGGGCGCGGACTGCGAGGTCCTCATCCCCGCCGCGCTGGGCCACGTGCTCACCCGGGAGAACGCCCACGCGGTGCGCGCCCGGCTCATCATCGAAGGCGCCAACGGCCCCACCCAGCCGGAGGCCGACGAGGTCTTCGAGAAGCGCGGCATCTTCGTGGTGCCGGACGTGCTGGCCAGCGCGGGCGGCGTGACGGTGAGCTACTTCGAGTGGGTGCAGAACCTCCAGCACCTGTCGTGGGAGGAGGACCGCGTCAACGCGGAGCTGGAGAAGTCCATGAAGGAGGCCTACGAGCGCGTGGCGCAGGTGGCGCGCTCCCGCAAGGTCTCCATGCGGACGGCCGCGTACATCCTGGCCATTGGCCGGGTGGGCAAGGCCACCGTGCTGCGCGGCATCTGA
- the ilvA gene encoding threonine ammonia-lyase, whose translation MVTLEDIQAARERLRSAIRPTPCPQSDYFTERTECAAVYFKLENLQRTGAFKERGALNKLLTLTEDERRRGVIAASAGNHAQGVAYHARRLGVSATIVMPERTPLIKVSRTRDDYGARVVLKGTNYDEAYAEALRIQKAEDRVFIHPFNDAHVIAGQGTIGLELLEQCPDLEVVLVPIGGGGLISGIACALKETRPGIRVVGVQAETIASMKASMEAGERVLLAAAGTTIADGIAVKRVGDLTFPMVQKYVDEVVAVDEEEIAAAILTLLEQEKSVVEGAGAVGVAALLSGDVPSARGRRTAVILSGGNIDMNVISRIIERGLVKAGRLVQLEVRLPDRPGMLAKLTTQVADLRANVVEIHHERAFSKAGLGEAMVEVTLETTGPAHIEELERALHKLGWQVARK comes from the coding sequence ATGGTCACCCTCGAGGACATCCAGGCCGCGCGCGAGCGCCTTCGCTCGGCCATCCGCCCCACGCCGTGCCCGCAGTCGGACTACTTCACGGAGCGGACGGAGTGCGCCGCGGTGTACTTCAAGCTGGAGAACCTCCAGCGCACCGGGGCCTTCAAGGAGCGCGGCGCCCTCAACAAGCTGCTGACGCTGACCGAGGACGAGCGGCGCCGGGGCGTCATCGCCGCGTCGGCCGGCAACCACGCGCAGGGCGTCGCGTACCACGCGCGGCGGCTGGGCGTGAGCGCCACCATCGTCATGCCGGAGCGCACGCCCCTCATCAAGGTGTCGCGCACGCGGGATGACTACGGCGCGCGCGTGGTGCTCAAGGGCACCAACTACGACGAGGCCTACGCGGAGGCGCTGCGCATCCAGAAGGCGGAGGACCGCGTCTTCATCCACCCCTTCAATGACGCGCACGTCATCGCCGGCCAGGGCACCATCGGCCTGGAGCTGCTGGAGCAGTGCCCCGACCTGGAGGTGGTGCTGGTGCCCATCGGCGGCGGCGGGCTCATCTCCGGCATCGCGTGCGCGCTGAAGGAGACGCGGCCCGGCATCCGCGTGGTGGGCGTGCAGGCGGAGACCATCGCCAGCATGAAGGCGTCCATGGAGGCGGGCGAGCGCGTGCTGCTGGCCGCCGCGGGCACCACCATCGCGGACGGCATCGCCGTCAAGCGCGTGGGCGACCTCACCTTCCCCATGGTGCAGAAGTACGTGGACGAGGTGGTGGCGGTGGACGAGGAGGAGATTGCCGCCGCCATCCTCACCCTCCTGGAGCAGGAGAAGAGCGTGGTGGAGGGCGCGGGCGCGGTGGGCGTGGCGGCGCTGCTCAGCGGCGACGTGCCCTCGGCGCGGGGCCGGCGCACCGCCGTCATCCTCAGCGGCGGCAACATCGACATGAACGTCATCAGCCGCATCATCGAGCGCGGCCTGGTGAAGGCCGGGCGCCTGGTGCAGTTGGAGGTGCGGCTGCCGGACCGGCCCGGCATGCTGGCGAAGCTCACCACGCAGGTGGCGGACCTGCGCGCCAACGTGGTGGAGATCCACCACGAGCGCGCCTTCTCCAAGGCGGGGCTGGGGGAGGCCATGGTGGAGGTGACGCTGGAGACCACCGGGCCTGCGCACATCGAGGAGCTGGAGCGCGCGCTCCACAAGCTGGGCTGGCAGGTGGCGCGCAAGTAA
- a CDS encoding peptidase MA family metallohydrolase produces the protein MSPAALLSALLLAAAPPSPAQKAKSLSASRSWEELYLAFSAGDADDVPAAQRGAVSAALHKGCEALKHEDPVMAYSLGERAAVYAESAGALRCLARSARKTDQRAAAEAALRKGLALHPKDGAFGLELGRLLMEEQDAVGAVAALEKVPARSKEAADAKRLLQQARAKATAEHAARREAERLELRMNGATSGRPTVMVETAPAVAGQGRGSTRSASLNYESGTSADGMRTRSNSRFVIKYFNNQRDFGQRAEYEGRIVAALDEAYDFTRSMLGEVRQAPVDVVLYTVAEFTTHFGPARARAVAGLYSDNAIRINDAAELTQQTRATLVHEYVHAALDDFCGGHGGNLPVWLNEGLAEYVEWRYLGGEDPERSVRGYMAQAAKANALPKLAQMEGSSLIMQRNPTIAYATSAVAVRELVKRGGTGRFLTLVREVGQGRPIDEALTEHYGKTRATLDEDVRAALQ, from the coding sequence ATGAGTCCCGCTGCCCTGCTCTCCGCCCTCCTGCTGGCCGCCGCCCCTCCTTCTCCCGCGCAGAAGGCGAAGTCGCTCTCCGCCAGCCGCTCCTGGGAGGAGCTCTACCTGGCCTTCTCGGCCGGTGACGCGGACGACGTGCCCGCCGCCCAGCGCGGCGCGGTCTCCGCCGCGCTGCACAAGGGCTGCGAGGCCCTGAAGCACGAGGACCCGGTGATGGCGTACTCCCTGGGCGAGCGCGCCGCCGTCTACGCGGAGTCCGCGGGCGCGCTGCGCTGCCTGGCCCGGTCGGCGCGGAAGACGGACCAGCGGGCCGCCGCGGAGGCGGCGCTGCGCAAGGGGCTGGCGCTGCACCCCAAGGACGGCGCCTTTGGCCTGGAGCTGGGGCGGCTGCTCATGGAGGAGCAGGACGCGGTGGGCGCGGTGGCCGCGTTGGAGAAGGTGCCCGCCCGTTCGAAGGAGGCCGCCGACGCGAAGCGGCTGCTCCAGCAGGCTCGCGCGAAGGCGACGGCGGAGCACGCCGCGCGGCGGGAGGCGGAGCGCCTGGAGCTGCGGATGAACGGCGCCACGAGCGGGCGGCCCACCGTCATGGTCGAAACCGCGCCCGCGGTGGCCGGCCAGGGCCGGGGCTCCACGCGCTCGGCCAGCCTCAACTACGAGTCGGGGACCAGCGCGGACGGCATGCGGACGCGCTCCAACAGCCGCTTCGTCATCAAGTACTTCAACAACCAGCGCGACTTCGGGCAACGCGCGGAGTACGAGGGCCGCATCGTCGCCGCGCTGGACGAGGCGTATGACTTCACCCGCAGCATGCTGGGCGAGGTCCGCCAGGCGCCGGTGGACGTCGTCCTCTACACCGTCGCGGAGTTCACGACGCACTTCGGCCCCGCGAGGGCGCGGGCCGTCGCCGGGCTCTACTCCGACAACGCCATCCGCATCAACGACGCCGCGGAGCTGACCCAGCAGACCCGGGCCACCCTGGTCCACGAGTACGTCCACGCCGCGCTGGATGACTTCTGCGGCGGCCATGGCGGCAACCTCCCCGTCTGGCTCAACGAGGGCCTGGCCGAGTACGTCGAGTGGCGCTACCTGGGAGGCGAGGACCCCGAGCGCTCCGTCCGCGGCTACATGGCCCAGGCCGCCAAGGCGAACGCCCTGCCGAAGCTGGCGCAGATGGAGGGCTCGTCCCTCATCATGCAGCGCAACCCGACCATCGCCTACGCCACCTCCGCCGTGGCGGTCCGGGAACTGGTGAAGCGGGGCGGCACCGGCCGGTTCCTCACCCTGGTCCGCGAGGTGGGACAGGGAAGACCCATCGACGAGGCCCTGACGGAGCACTACGGCAAGACGCGGGCGACCCTCGACGAGGACGTCCGGGCCGCTCTCCAGTAG
- a CDS encoding helix-turn-helix domain-containing protein, producing MPPEPPDASTVSGHLQGLARRIRALRERRGMTQEDLAARCGISVSFASLLERGERSPSYETLLQVASALQLPLWELLRLEDTRDAGVHRLEAFVRGRALSRADVDRLLSVAEVMFSEPSPAAADTAPERPEPARCGEPGCQKPVLARGLCAAHYHRERRRKAAGPGTGGA from the coding sequence ATGCCGCCCGAACCGCCGGACGCTTCCACCGTGAGTGGACACCTCCAGGGACTGGCCCGGCGCATCCGGGCGCTGCGGGAGCGGCGGGGCATGACTCAGGAGGACCTCGCCGCCCGCTGCGGCATCTCCGTGTCCTTCGCGTCCCTGCTGGAGCGCGGCGAGCGCAGCCCCAGCTACGAGACGCTGCTCCAGGTGGCCTCCGCGCTCCAGCTCCCGCTGTGGGAGCTCTTGCGGCTGGAGGACACGCGGGACGCGGGCGTCCACCGGCTGGAGGCCTTCGTCCGGGGCCGCGCCCTGTCGCGCGCGGACGTGGACCGGCTGCTGTCGGTGGCGGAGGTGATGTTCAGCGAGCCCTCACCCGCGGCGGCGGACACGGCGCCTGAGCGGCCCGAGCCCGCCCGCTGCGGCGAGCCCGGCTGTCAGAAGCCGGTGCTCGCCCGGGGCCTGTGCGCCGCCCACTACCACCGTGAGCGGCGCAGGAAGGCCGCCGGTCCGGGGACCGGCGGCGCCTGA
- a CDS encoding beta-ketoacyl synthase N-terminal-like domain-containing protein: protein MRRVGIFGWGVVAPRSRNIEAFERNLSSSESWLSPFNGFGPDNFLVGMPEFDLADYKPWIDARFPGSRFSQLERKMGQPTQYAIGAFIQSLAQNPGLEQELQALGPRAHVYVGTGLGDLPTIRSISLDLYRAQRRWDRFWAAPERNSALRQWRETQEPLPGLPPEPSTVDEATRDEAEDAWWHFWAGRSPELREYLDELREIEAIGVPDDGDVESAKLAVIKEKRTRNARLQKKWMSPEPPWNAVSSNVLWNIHNTPASQISMMGRITGMTFAPVAACSSFGYGLRLALNAIQLGQAKAVVMGMTDPPPMPLTVGGFYNARVISADAALSKPLTALRGTHIAGGSVVWVLGDLEHFTARGFKPLGMEPVTVGVTADADHIITPSKEGPTLAIREALGAAGIAPEDVGSWDLHATATPGDFLEVQNLRDVLPEQVLITARKGTFGHGMSAGGGWELTAQYLGYGQGKVFPTPLQEAELNKQISRVHGRFVFDEAVPAPAGCAGKLSMGVGGINACVISRPWPKE, encoded by the coding sequence GTGCGCAGAGTAGGCATCTTCGGCTGGGGCGTGGTCGCCCCCCGGTCCAGGAACATCGAGGCGTTCGAGCGCAACCTCTCGTCGTCCGAAAGCTGGCTGTCCCCCTTCAACGGCTTCGGCCCCGACAACTTCCTCGTCGGTATGCCGGAGTTCGACCTGGCCGACTACAAGCCGTGGATTGACGCGCGCTTCCCGGGCAGCCGCTTCTCGCAGTTGGAGCGGAAGATGGGCCAGCCGACCCAGTACGCCATTGGCGCCTTCATCCAGTCGCTGGCGCAGAACCCGGGCCTGGAGCAGGAGCTGCAGGCGCTGGGGCCCCGCGCGCACGTCTACGTGGGCACGGGCCTGGGCGACCTGCCCACCATCCGCTCCATCTCCCTGGACCTGTACCGCGCCCAGCGCCGGTGGGACCGCTTCTGGGCCGCGCCGGAGCGCAACAGCGCCCTGCGCCAGTGGCGCGAGACGCAGGAGCCGCTGCCCGGCCTCCCGCCGGAGCCCTCCACGGTGGACGAGGCCACGCGCGACGAGGCCGAGGACGCGTGGTGGCACTTCTGGGCCGGCCGCTCGCCGGAGCTGCGCGAGTACCTGGACGAGCTGCGCGAAATCGAAGCCATTGGCGTGCCGGACGACGGCGACGTGGAGTCCGCCAAGCTGGCCGTCATCAAGGAGAAGCGCACCCGCAACGCCCGGCTCCAGAAGAAGTGGATGTCGCCGGAGCCGCCGTGGAACGCGGTGTCCTCCAACGTGCTGTGGAACATCCACAACACGCCGGCCTCGCAGATTTCGATGATGGGCCGCATCACCGGCATGACGTTCGCCCCGGTGGCCGCGTGCTCGTCCTTCGGCTACGGACTGCGGCTGGCCCTCAACGCCATCCAACTGGGCCAGGCGAAGGCCGTGGTCATGGGCATGACGGACCCGCCGCCCATGCCGCTCACCGTGGGCGGCTTCTACAACGCCCGCGTCATCTCCGCGGACGCCGCCCTCTCCAAGCCGCTCACCGCGCTGCGCGGCACGCACATCGCGGGAGGCTCCGTGGTGTGGGTGCTGGGGGACTTGGAGCACTTCACGGCCAGGGGCTTCAAGCCGCTGGGCATGGAGCCCGTCACCGTGGGCGTCACCGCGGACGCGGACCACATCATCACGCCGTCCAAGGAAGGCCCCACGCTGGCCATCCGCGAGGCCCTGGGCGCGGCCGGCATCGCCCCGGAGGACGTGGGGAGCTGGGACTTGCACGCCACCGCCACCCCGGGTGACTTCCTGGAGGTGCAGAACCTGCGGGACGTGCTGCCCGAGCAGGTGCTGATCACGGCGCGCAAGGGCACCTTCGGCCACGGCATGTCCGCGGGCGGCGGCTGGGAGCTGACGGCCCAGTACCTGGGCTACGGCCAGGGCAAGGTGTTCCCCACCCCGCTGCAGGAGGCGGAGCTCAACAAGCAGATCTCCCGCGTCCACGGCCGCTTCGTCTTCGACGAGGCCGTGCCGGCGCCCGCGGGCTGCGCGGGCAAGCTGTCCATGGGCGTGGGCGGCATCAACGCCTGCGTCATCTCCCGCCCCTGGCCGAAGGAGTAG
- a CDS encoding DEAD/DEAH box helicase, with amino-acid sequence MSDIQEPNVPGSPAPDEAPTRPAEYIADIGFDDMNLSEPIRQALAERGYTNPTPVQARAFRPAMEGKDLIVRSKTGTGKTAAFGLPLLEKIPADERRVRALILCPTRELALQVADELKMLARHKGLKVAAIYGGASMKQQEDALEEGTPIIVGTPGRVFDHINRGNLKLDACDHAVLDEADEMLNQGFYEEVTRILDRLPKTRQVLLFSATVPTDIQNLIARYTTNAETLLLSGDVFTVEHIHHIRYDVSDAFPKPRNLIYVLEKEEPQNAIIFCNTRDDTALVTAVLNRNGFDAELLNGDLPQKERERVMGKVKRGEVAFMVATDIAARGIDISGLEYVINYSLPEDPAVYLHRVGRTGRIGNKGTAINLFSGRELATYTALEKKYGIKFDKREMPAPEEAMRLWTERHVREIQEAAGGSVFEGFLPLAAQLKPRADADDLIAFLLKYFFSHLRMEKAAAAMAAEGREPPPERKFESREGGRRERGERKERGDRRERGERDDRRERRGESSERERRPRREESRRERGGEAGRGAAALEAGPGEAKLWVNLGTADGLGPGSIATALEDAGAPVGKVVRAELRPTFAYVFVAEEDAAAFETLNGKQHGAKTLRVEKSKPRTERDATPRPPPSPDAGPGEAKLWINLGMDDGMDEAKLPAALEAAGAPAGKVLRALLRPTYGYAYVAEDDAPGFEAVNGKLHGEKALKVERHRPRGQRPERRPRTEALPEIAGQTRLWVGLGKQDGLDEAGVAAALEAAGAPAGKVLRTDLRPTYAYVFVADEDVAAFEATHGKPHGERTLKVEQAKRK; translated from the coding sequence ATGAGCGACATCCAAGAGCCAAACGTGCCGGGGAGTCCGGCGCCTGACGAAGCCCCGACGCGTCCCGCCGAGTACATCGCGGACATCGGCTTCGACGACATGAACCTGTCAGAGCCCATCCGCCAAGCGCTGGCGGAGCGCGGTTATACCAACCCCACCCCCGTCCAGGCCCGCGCCTTCCGGCCCGCCATGGAGGGAAAAGACCTCATCGTCCGCAGCAAGACAGGCACCGGAAAGACGGCCGCCTTCGGACTTCCCCTGCTGGAGAAGATTCCCGCCGACGAGCGCCGCGTGCGGGCGCTCATCCTCTGCCCCACCCGCGAGCTGGCCCTCCAGGTGGCGGACGAGCTGAAGATGCTCGCCAGGCACAAGGGCCTGAAGGTCGCGGCCATCTACGGCGGCGCCTCCATGAAGCAGCAGGAGGACGCGCTGGAGGAGGGCACGCCCATCATCGTCGGCACGCCGGGCCGCGTGTTCGACCACATCAACCGCGGCAACCTGAAGCTCGACGCGTGCGACCACGCCGTCCTGGATGAAGCGGACGAGATGCTCAACCAGGGCTTCTACGAGGAGGTGACGCGCATCCTCGACCGCCTCCCCAAGACGCGCCAGGTGCTGCTCTTCAGCGCCACCGTCCCCACGGACATCCAGAACCTCATCGCGCGCTACACGACGAACGCGGAGACGCTGCTGCTGTCCGGCGACGTCTTCACGGTGGAGCACATCCACCACATCCGCTACGACGTGTCGGACGCCTTCCCCAAGCCGCGCAACCTCATCTACGTGCTGGAGAAGGAAGAGCCGCAGAACGCCATCATCTTCTGCAACACCCGCGACGACACGGCGCTGGTGACGGCGGTGCTCAACCGCAACGGCTTCGACGCGGAGCTGCTCAACGGGGACCTGCCGCAGAAGGAGCGCGAGCGGGTGATGGGCAAGGTGAAGCGCGGCGAGGTGGCCTTCATGGTCGCCACGGACATCGCGGCGCGCGGCATCGACATCTCCGGCCTGGAGTACGTCATCAACTACTCGCTGCCGGAGGACCCGGCGGTGTACCTGCACCGCGTGGGCCGCACCGGCCGCATCGGGAACAAGGGCACCGCCATCAACCTCTTCTCCGGGCGCGAGCTGGCCACGTACACCGCGCTGGAGAAGAAGTACGGCATCAAGTTCGACAAGCGCGAGATGCCGGCCCCGGAAGAGGCCATGCGCCTGTGGACGGAGCGCCACGTGCGCGAAATCCAGGAGGCCGCGGGCGGCTCCGTCTTCGAGGGCTTCCTGCCGCTGGCCGCGCAGCTCAAGCCGCGCGCGGACGCGGATGACCTCATCGCCTTCCTGCTCAAGTACTTCTTCAGCCACCTGCGCATGGAGAAGGCCGCCGCGGCGATGGCGGCCGAGGGGCGTGAGCCGCCGCCGGAGCGCAAGTTCGAGAGCCGCGAGGGCGGCCGGCGCGAGCGCGGTGAGCGCAAGGAGCGTGGCGACCGGCGCGAGCGCGGTGAGCGCGACGACCGGCGCGAGCGGCGCGGTGAGTCCTCGGAGCGCGAGCGCCGGCCCCGCCGTGAGGAGTCGCGGCGCGAGCGCGGCGGCGAGGCTGGCCGTGGCGCGGCGGCGCTGGAGGCCGGCCCTGGCGAGGCCAAGCTGTGGGTGAACCTGGGCACGGCGGACGGCCTGGGGCCGGGCAGCATCGCCACCGCCCTGGAAGACGCGGGCGCCCCGGTGGGCAAGGTGGTGCGCGCCGAGCTGCGCCCCACCTTCGCGTACGTCTTCGTGGCGGAGGAGGACGCCGCCGCCTTCGAGACGCTCAACGGCAAGCAGCACGGCGCCAAGACGCTGCGCGTGGAGAAGAGCAAGCCGCGCACGGAGCGTGACGCCACGCCCCGCCCGCCCCCGTCCCCGGACGCGGGCCCCGGCGAGGCGAAGCTGTGGATCAACCTGGGCATGGACGACGGCATGGACGAGGCGAAGCTGCCCGCCGCGCTGGAGGCCGCGGGCGCCCCGGCCGGCAAGGTGCTGCGCGCCCTGCTGCGCCCCACCTACGGCTACGCCTACGTGGCCGAGGACGACGCGCCCGGCTTCGAGGCCGTCAACGGCAAGCTCCATGGCGAAAAGGCGCTGAAGGTGGAGCGGCACCGTCCGCGCGGTCAGCGGCCTGAGCGCCGCCCCCGCACCGAGGCCCTGCCGGAGATTGCTGGCCAGACGCGCCTGTGGGTGGGCCTGGGCAAGCAGGACGGGCTGGACGAGGCGGGCGTGGCCGCCGCGCTGGAGGCCGCGGGCGCTCCGGCCGGCAAGGTGCTGCGCACGGACCTGCGCCCCACCTACGCGTACGTCTTCGTCGCCGACGAGGACGTGGCGGCCTTCGAGGCCACGCACGGCAAGCCCCACGGCGAGCGCACGCTCAAGGTGGAGCAGGCCAAGCGGAAGTAG
- a CDS encoding DUF4159 domain-containing protein, with translation MSARRLTRRNLLLGTAALAPLLSRRAHAFGEKNRFIPAVARHKGRWDTRLSGLRRIAWELQRRTSVEVVPDARPFPLSSPDLFEYPFLYFGGEGEFPPLEEAEVANLRRYLTYGGFMLADANDASDGAGFDASFRREMARVLPQSPLAEVPSKHVVFKSFFLLDAAPGRVLNKPQLMGCNLGKRAAVLYSQNDLAGAWSRNESGDFEFDVSPGGEPQRELAVRLGINVCMYALCLDYKDDAVHLPLILNKRR, from the coding sequence ATGTCCGCGCGGCGTCTGACCCGTCGAAACCTCCTGCTCGGCACCGCCGCGCTCGCCCCGTTGCTGTCCCGGCGGGCGCATGCCTTCGGTGAGAAGAACCGCTTCATCCCCGCCGTGGCCCGCCACAAGGGGCGCTGGGACACGCGGCTGTCCGGCCTGCGCCGCATCGCCTGGGAGCTGCAGCGCCGCACCTCCGTGGAGGTCGTCCCGGACGCGCGCCCGTTCCCGCTCAGCTCCCCGGACCTCTTCGAATACCCGTTCCTCTACTTCGGCGGCGAGGGCGAGTTCCCGCCGCTGGAGGAGGCCGAGGTGGCCAACCTGCGCCGCTACCTGACGTACGGCGGCTTCATGCTCGCGGACGCCAACGACGCCAGCGACGGGGCGGGCTTCGACGCGTCCTTCCGCCGGGAGATGGCGCGGGTGCTGCCGCAGAGCCCGCTGGCGGAGGTGCCGTCGAAGCACGTGGTGTTCAAGTCCTTCTTCCTGCTGGACGCGGCGCCCGGGCGGGTGCTCAACAAGCCCCAGTTGATGGGCTGCAACCTGGGCAAGCGCGCCGCGGTGCTCTACTCGCAGAACGACCTGGCCGGGGCGTGGAGCCGCAACGAGTCGGGTGACTTCGAGTTCGATGTCTCCCCGGGGGGTGAGCCCCAGCGCGAGCTGGCGGTGCGGCTGGGCATCAACGTGTGCATGTACGCCCTCTGCCTGGATTACAAGGACGATGCCGTCCACCTGCCGCTCATCCTCAACAAGCGGCGCTGA
- a CDS encoding sigma-70 family RNA polymerase sigma factor, protein MANGRKRTKGTSPRPRAKRPASPGAGDAVDAEVEGAEVEAQTDPDSLEPDAAELEDVEPEADLSTPVAPPRALVRAGEAGLTPRDPLQAYMAEVQRHPLLSREEELQLARHYKESGDVNAAYRLVASNLRLVVKLAHEYHRNPLSLLDLVQEGNIGLMQAVKKYDPERGVKLSSYAAWWIRAYILRYIMDNWKMVKLGTTEAQRKLFFKLRQEQEKLIAQGFEASPKLLAERLNVTEQDVVEMDQRLGHDEMSIDAPLGNDDDSRATRADRYLPSNSMPADERLGAEQLKALFREKLSEFARTLEGKERYIFESRLISDEPLTLQDIGDKYGVSRERARQIEAALINRMREFMREHIPDFDLVASPKV, encoded by the coding sequence ATGGCGAATGGGAGGAAAAGAACCAAAGGTACGTCCCCCCGACCCCGCGCGAAGCGGCCGGCCTCGCCAGGGGCTGGCGACGCCGTGGACGCCGAGGTGGAGGGGGCGGAGGTCGAGGCCCAAACGGACCCGGATTCCCTGGAACCGGACGCGGCCGAGCTGGAGGACGTGGAGCCAGAGGCGGACCTGAGCACCCCCGTGGCGCCCCCCCGGGCCCTGGTGCGTGCTGGCGAGGCGGGGCTCACCCCGAGGGATCCGCTCCAGGCCTACATGGCCGAGGTGCAGCGCCACCCCCTGTTGTCCCGGGAGGAGGAGCTCCAGCTCGCCCGGCACTACAAGGAATCCGGCGATGTGAACGCCGCCTACCGGCTGGTGGCGTCCAACCTGCGCCTGGTGGTGAAGCTGGCGCACGAGTACCACCGCAACCCGCTCTCCCTGCTGGACCTGGTGCAGGAGGGGAACATCGGGTTGATGCAGGCGGTGAAGAAGTACGACCCGGAGCGCGGCGTGAAGCTGAGCAGCTACGCCGCGTGGTGGATTCGCGCGTACATCCTCCGCTACATCATGGACAACTGGAAGATGGTGAAGCTGGGGACCACCGAGGCCCAGCGGAAGCTCTTCTTCAAGCTGCGCCAGGAGCAGGAGAAGCTCATTGCCCAGGGCTTCGAGGCCAGCCCCAAGCTGCTCGCCGAGCGGCTGAACGTCACCGAGCAGGACGTGGTGGAGATGGACCAGCGGCTGGGGCACGACGAGATGTCCATTGACGCGCCCCTGGGCAACGACGACGACTCCCGGGCCACCCGGGCGGACCGCTACCTGCCGTCCAACTCCATGCCGGCGGACGAGCGCCTGGGCGCCGAGCAGCTCAAGGCCCTCTTCCGGGAGAAGCTCTCCGAGTTCGCCCGGACGCTGGAGGGCAAGGAGCGCTACATCTTCGAAAGCCGCCTCATCTCCGACGAGCCCCTCACGCTCCAGGACATTGGCGACAAGTACGGCGTCAGCCGGGAGCGGGCCCGGCAAATCGAGGCGGCCCTCATCAACCGGATGCGTGAGTTCATGCGCGAACACATCCCGGACTTCGACCTGGTGGCCAGCCCCAAGGTCTGA